One Desulforhopalus sp. DNA segment encodes these proteins:
- the corA gene encoding magnesium/cobalt transporter CorA: MIKVYTIADNYLVPLAPEQHDEGLENAAWIDMINPTPAEIANVEKFCNLTLPNIQDTEEIEASSHYEVYPHGLSINCSFLHQESGYFSITNVAFLFNNKCLISLCSREVSTLNQLQERAQKMKDLVGDPMSTIVSLIEDKIERLADLSEEAHVAIEKISRQIFNRDGVILEETIDNLSRQDDLNGKIRLCLMDGQRDLNFLLRRGHMVEENTNTTNDTLEDIKTLLSHNTFLSERLDFLLNAALGFINIEQNKIIKIFSIVAVVFMPPTVIASIFGMNFQHMPELEWAWGYPLSLLSMVIAGLAPYIYFKRKGWL; encoded by the coding sequence ATGATAAAAGTATACACAATTGCCGATAACTATCTGGTGCCCCTCGCCCCGGAGCAGCACGATGAAGGCCTCGAAAATGCTGCATGGATCGACATGATCAACCCAACACCCGCCGAGATAGCGAATGTTGAGAAGTTCTGCAATTTGACATTACCCAATATCCAGGATACGGAAGAGATTGAGGCGAGTTCACATTACGAGGTGTATCCGCATGGTTTGTCGATCAACTGCTCTTTCTTGCACCAGGAAAGTGGCTATTTCTCCATCACCAACGTCGCTTTTTTGTTTAATAACAAATGCTTAATAAGTCTTTGCTCACGCGAGGTCTCCACTCTGAACCAGTTACAGGAACGGGCCCAGAAGATGAAGGACCTGGTTGGCGATCCAATGTCGACTATCGTTTCATTGATCGAAGACAAGATTGAAAGATTAGCAGATTTGTCTGAAGAGGCTCATGTGGCCATTGAGAAGATAAGCCGGCAGATTTTCAATCGTGATGGCGTCATTCTTGAGGAAACCATCGACAACCTTTCCCGTCAAGATGACCTCAACGGCAAAATCCGCCTCTGCCTTATGGATGGTCAGCGCGATCTAAATTTCTTGCTGCGCCGCGGACACATGGTAGAGGAAAACACCAACACCACCAATGATACCCTGGAGGATATTAAGACCCTTTTGTCGCACAACACCTTTCTCTCAGAAAGACTGGACTTTTTGCTCAATGCCGCCCTTGGCTTTATCAATATTGAGCAAAATAAAATTATTAAAATATTTTCGATAGTTGCCGTTGTATTTATGCCGCCGACAGTTATTGCCAGCATCTTCGGCATGAATTTCCAGCATATGCCGGAACTTGAGTGGGCTTGGGGCTATCCGCTGTCCCTGCTATCCATGGTCATT